GCGTTCTCACGCTGGCAGTCGAGAGTCTTTCTCTGAGATCAGAAGAGACGGACACAGATCTCTGGAGGTGCTCAGTCCTGATGTCACAGATATGAGGGTAAAGTCACATTTGAAACCACAGAAAGTTGAATTAAATTGATTGTAGACATGAAGTCCTGTTGATTCTTTATCTTCTAAAGCAGGTTCAAGAGAGCACACATGAGATGAGCGATTGTGAAGAACACAAATCTGATCACGGTATGGAGAGATTCAAGCTGAACGCTCACATCTATACATTGATGTACAGGATGATTATCACTGTATATATAGTGTACTGTAGAGCTGCTGTtatagggcagtggttctcaaacagccagccctttgtgtacggtgcattccttcagggccccccaaagaaaaattatgacaaaaaacagttctaaataaataaatattaaaatgtaacattttaattaaacaaaacattatattatacaaagtagtgctgttggttagtagccttattgtttttaggttaaattacacagaattcatgataaatgaatgtattttataaaatgtcataaaactgggccccccctgggaccatcttgcggcccccagattgagaaccactgttataGGGGACACtttcaagactttttaagatgtcaaataaatcttttgtgtctccagagtacatatgtgaagttctactCCAAAGTACCCcacaaatcatttttttaacatgttaaaatttccactttgtaggtgtgagcaaaaatgtggtgtttttgggtgtccttttaaatgcaaatgagttgatctctgcactaaatgtcagtgccgtggttggatagtgcagattaaggggcggtattattataataagatcctcttctgacatcacaaagggagccaaatttcagtgagctcttttttcacatgcttgcagagaatggtttaccaaaatttaGTTACTAggttaatctttttcacattttctaggttgatagaagcactggggacccaattatataACTCAGATTGTcatgaaatgtcctctttaatagttagtgtgtgtgtgtgtgtgtgtgtgtgtgtgtgtgtgtgtgtgtgtgtgcgtgcgtgcgtgcgtgcgtgtgtgcgtgtcaCATGAACTGAAGGTAAGTTTTGTTTTTCACAAAAGATTCTGATGAGGAAGCTAAAGATTCAGATTTGGAAAAAGCCCTGAAGAAAATGAAGAAACTGGATGAGATTctgtctcacaaagtttcagtGGAAAGAGAGGTGAAGAGGAAAAGCAGAGAACTTCATCAGAGACTCTGGCAGGAGCTAAAGGCGAGTCTCCTGATACACCAACATGTCTATAATTCATATGAACATCTTTATGATCTTGTCATCTGGATGTTTTGTAGGCTGTTAGAGCGAGTCCAGAGAGCAGCGATGAGATGGACAACACCAGACGCTTTCTATTATTGACCCCTGAAAGCTGTAAGTGTGATTCTTATGATGTTTCATTACGTGACAGAGAGCGAACACATCTGATATAATCTGTGAAGACCCTTGATGTGTTCATACAGTAATCAATAGATTTGAAGAAGATGATGGTTTGACTTCATTAGATTTACACATTGAGAAATCTTGAGAGATGAATCATTCACTGCCATTCTTTTAGTTCAGGATTGCGGTGAAGATGTGGATTTTGTTCCTCTGTTTGAAACTGAAGTTCTAGAAGATTTAAACCTGAAATCTCAGAAAGAAGGTGAAGTGTATTTATCTCTAAAACACAAGTTCAGTCATGTTTGTGTGAAGTGTAAAACATTTgtcaaaatgtttatatttctgCTTTATCACTACTAAATGTGCTTGATTTTGTCAATTGTACAAAACAATTTTGTTATAAATGTGGTTGTAGTATTTGTTGAATGTAAGTAATGCTGCCTTGAAACAATTTATTTGTACAGCCAGCTGTTTTTACACTGTATGGTgttgtttatttctttgttcAAAGATTGACTGAATGTTGTCTTGATTTCACTGTCATTGTTTTGACACTAGAGGACATCCTCACCTCAACAGTGATCCATCTGAGATTCACACAACTCTTTGACAGACATTTTTGTgtgggtgtgtttgtgtgtatgtgtgtgtgttcacacaGAAAACGCACAAAGTGATAAGACTGAATTAGGTCAGCAGGTGATGGAAAATCAGACTCCAGACGTCAGACACGGAGCTGCTCAGAGCAAGCGCAGGCAAGATTTTGTCAAGAAAAACATTGAGGTATGTGGAGGTCACTTCAGGCCAATGAGGTCCATATGACTGAACATGTGTAGAAGATCTCATACATGACTTGACTAGGGAAGATTTCTTTTCTGTCTTAATCGATTTCTCTTTCACAGTCAAAAGGCTTTAGTTGATATTAAAGCTGTAATTCAGGTGCTTTTACCCGTAAGTGCAGGTTGATGTCATCAATATTTTTGGCCTGTTTCCTTGAAGAGAGTTACTGTGAATGTTGGTAAACAGAATAGTTGATCACAAatgggcggtttcccagacagggattaatctagtcctagactaaaataaatgtaaaagcggtccaaactaaaaacatcttgcactaacatatcttaaaatacatcagtgccaagtaatgtttttagtaaggcatgtttgttaaaaccagttatatttcctaattaaactaaggccttgtcctggcttaaacttatctctgtccgggaaaccagcCCAAAGAGTACAAAGccacaaaaataaaagaaagaatgaTGTAATGTATAATCTTAAAAAAGTGTCCTGTGTTTGTAAATGAATGTTCAGCTGGCAGGGTCATCAGTTCTGTTGACCAatcaggagagagagagacttgaGGAACTCCTCAAAGATCTAGAAGAAGATCAGAACAATACAGAGCCAATGAGTCAACATGAggtataaacacacacatgagtaaaatacagacacacacaatcTGTTTATGTCtcttaaaatgacttttaaacaaTGATCTGATAGGACAAAGTTTTAGCCTAAGCGTAACCTTGCGTCAGACGCTGACTGTGATGATATTTGTGTCATTACTACATATAAACCATTAAAACCCCATTACAAACTAGAGATGTAAAATGACCAGTTTAATGGTTAACCGCAATAAAAATGTCCAACTGTTAGTATTATCACGTCATTTTTTAATTACCGTTTAACTGTCACAGCTCTCAAACTCCTGTCCAGCATCAACCAATTTAAGCAATAACACGAGACAAACACATTCATTCACGTCTGCTCTCATGTGTTTGTGATGACAGTAAATCCTAAAAATCTTCACATTTCTAGTCGTACTGACACACGTTGTTTACTTAATATTTCTTTAGACAGATCCATCTTTTCTCTTCATTTTTCATTAAATGATGTGATCTAATGAGACCATTTCTCACAACATACGCAGACCTAACAAATACTGTCACTGGACCTCTTTgtgctgattggttggatcacatgaccatgctcctccagAACTTAGTTAAATCAACTTAATTTTGGATCAGTACTTTTTTAACATTTCTAGAAATTGTTCATGAAAGCATGATGATATTGATAATGTTGGTGACTTTGGTCATTATAACTGTGATGTGAAGTTTTCATACCATTTCATCTcaactgcaaacacacacacacacacatgtgaaTCGCCAGTTATTATTTCCTTCGGCTGATGTCCGTTCATACGCTACAGAGGTGCAGCTTTCTCTGATGAAaagcccaactttacagcagaaaaataatgtttacagcctggtacaaaaagtgtttttggtttgtatagctaattttgtccttcatgacaactgtgaggggggtgaatttttggTAAGTCTtctgtttaaattaaattaagccTTAAAGATCTGCATAAtcaagggcgtggccacttgagtgacgggtgaacaGAACTGCCGCTGATgggtgggtgtggtttcagcatccagccacctcagcttcacccacgtcccgcctctttacccgtTTTCGTTTATCTGTGAGTGATGTGCTGTGACACACGGCCAAAATGCCAATGACAggcgcctactttaagcttcataaaagctcttcacaaacctatgagTGACTTCACAGACActacatccatctttttttacagtctatggtttaagTGAAGACCGGAAACGCAAACTCGTGTAAAAGTTCAACTTTGGTGAACTCTAATGTTCGAATTCGTATCATGATACATCACAGCGTGACCTTTTCAGATGGAGGaaaagtgaataaaaacagTATCACACAATAATAACAAAGCAGTTCTAACACTTCTGAATCCATGATATGTAAATGATAAAACAAGACTTTAGCCTTTGATGTCAGATGTGGCTGCTGTCCATTTATGAAATATCACACACGTGTGTCTGCAGCATTAGTGTGAGGAGGAGGATCTCTTTAAGATTGTGAATAATAAACTTCAACGTGATCTCCTTCATCCGGTGTAGATATTACAGCCTTTCATCTTCTGTGCTTTGGATCATTGTGCTGTAATTATGAGAGGAAAGCAAACAGGCCACAGATGTTTGGAGACTCCTCACAGATCTCATCCAAACTTCTTCAGATTGCAGGACTTCACTGTCAGGACAGGAGATGTTTTTTTGGATCCCAGCGGCAGCCATAGGCTCTTAATGTGACATAATTCACTTCAGATTCATCATTGTTCTCGCTTTGACCCTGAACAACACTTCAGTCGCACTGCGATTGGTTAGTTTTATTAGAAACGTCTCAGTTGGACAGAAATGTTCTAGCAGACAGATGTATGGCATTTACGGTCTGTTGAAATTCACTCGCAcagcattgtgtttatagtATTGCACACTGAGTATCAGTTTGGTTTCTATATAACTGGACTCATTTCCCACAGGAACTCATACGCTGTAGTTTATATTGTTctcaaagacagacagacagacataatgTGCAGTTCAAGATGATTTTGGCCTTGAATGAGATCTTGAGTTTCAGTCCTGTATGAAGAACAGCAGACATcacagacgcttttatccaacgCTACTTACAGAAGTTAAAAAAGGCCGATTGGTCTTAGGATTCTGTTTCATGATTTTCTTCTTGCATGTGTAGTTCTGGAATCATGTAGTATTGGGTTTTTTTGAATACTTAAATACTCAAACCCATCTGCAATTGTGATATAATTCAAAATTTGATTCCATGTAAAATGTCTTATTATAAGTTGTAATGGTTTATTATTTAGACATCATTAGTTTATTAGATAAAGATCACTTAATCCCCAGATGGGCGATGATGGCGTTGACGGCTTCAGAGTGATGTGGTTTCATGAAAATGCAGGCTTTGTATATTATACAGCGTGGTAAAGTTTTCTCTTGAGAGTTATCCAGTAGAGTCACGTTTTGAGATCCAGACAGTGTAATGGAGAACCATCTAAACCTATCAGAGTTATAAACCTGCAGCGTTTGCTTTATTATAACCCAGCGCTGTGAGGTCACTGTAATTATATTCAAACTTATGAGCGGCCTTCCGTTTCTCCAGCGTGCCAAATCTGACCTCAGTGTGTCGGCTATAACCCAACGCTCACAGGTCCACTACAGCGACCTCATTGGGTAACAGAAAGGGAGTTCGTCAAGACTTAGATATTTGGATCTTTGGACGGAGCGAACGTCTGAGAGAAGCAATCAGAATATTGTCTGAAGTCCAAAAGTAAATACCAGGTGCAGGAAAACCACTGGACTTTTCTATTCATGTGAAACAGAGCTTGTTGTTTGTGACATGTTATTGTTGATTTTATATCCAGATTTCtaagtttgttttaaaatgtgcaGAAGGCCGTCTGTCATTTTTTACTCTTCTTCAAAACACGTATAAAAGTTTCTCTTCTTTGAAAAGCAGTATTGTTGATGTGGAtgagttgttttattttcaggtgTCTCTGTGTGCTGGTGTCTATGGTGAAGGGTTCAGTCCAGAACCTTC
This is a stretch of genomic DNA from Misgurnus anguillicaudatus chromosome 7, ASM2758022v2, whole genome shotgun sequence. It encodes these proteins:
- the fsip1 gene encoding fibrous sheath-interacting protein 1 isoform X1, whose product is MEGTKGHLKEICRDPERSQEITECLSKNLIAVCEDHMDITKGSLDDISRPASSERSHAGSRESFSEIRRDGHRSLEVLSPDVTDMRQVQESTHEMSDCEEHKSDHDSDEEAKDSDLEKALKKMKKLDEILSHKVSVEREVKRKSRELHQRLWQELKAVRASPESSDEMDNTRRFLLLTPESFQDCGEDVDFVPLFETEVLEDLNLKSQKEENAQSDKTELGQQVMENQTPDVRHGAAQSKRRQDFVKKNIELAGSSVLLTNQERERLEELLKDLEEDQNNTEPMSQHEVSLCAGVYGEGFSPEPSELKHLLHIDSRLQQLLPVNDFMSVRSSWTEAGSSQSLDEMKMGDRVLWYVRERREQEKRLREIQHQLQLLDEIEETDYFSTRTSSSILNETDETMTE
- the fsip1 gene encoding fibrous sheath-interacting protein 1 isoform X2, with product MEGTKGHLKEICRDPERSQEITECLSKNLIAVCEDHMDITKGSLDDISRPASSERSHAGSRESFSEIRRDGHRSLEVLSPDVTDMRQVQESTHEMSDCEEHKSDHDSDEEAKDSDLEKALKKMKKLDEILSHKVSVEREVKRKSRELHQRLWQELKAVRASPESSDEMDNTRRFLLLTPESFQDCGEDVDFVPLFETEVLEDLNLKSQKEENAQSDKTELGQQVMENQTPDVRHGAAQSKRRQDFVKKNIELAGSSVLLTNQERERLEELLKDLEEDQNNTEPMSQHEVSLCAGVYGEGFSPEPSELKHLLHIDSRLQQLLPVNDFMSVRSSWTEAGSSQSLDEMKMGDRVLWYVRERREQEKRLREIQHQLQLLDEIEETDLIHLSDARSISPHGRPAPF
- the fsip1 gene encoding fibrous sheath-interacting protein 1 isoform X4, which translates into the protein MFAVCEDHMDITKGSLDDISRPASSERSHAGSRESFSEIRRDGHRSLEVLSPDVTDMRQVQESTHEMSDCEEHKSDHDSDEEAKDSDLEKALKKMKKLDEILSHKVSVEREVKRKSRELHQRLWQELKAVRASPESSDEMDNTRRFLLLTPESFQDCGEDVDFVPLFETEVLEDLNLKSQKEENAQSDKTELGQQVMENQTPDVRHGAAQSKRRQDFVKKNIELAGSSVLLTNQERERLEELLKDLEEDQNNTEPMSQHEVSLCAGVYGEGFSPEPSELKHLLHIDSRLQQLLPVNDFMSVRSSWTEAGSSQSLDEMKMGDRVLWYVRERREQEKRLREIQHQLQLLDEIEETDYFSTRTSSSILNETDETMTE
- the fsip1 gene encoding fibrous sheath-interacting protein 1 isoform X3 is translated as MEGTKGHLKEICRDPERSQEITECLSKNLIAVCEDHMDITKGSLDDISRPASSERSHAGSRESFSEIRRDGHRSLEVLSPDVTDMRVQESTHEMSDCEEHKSDHDSDEEAKDSDLEKALKKMKKLDEILSHKVSVEREVKRKSRELHQRLWQELKAVRASPESSDEMDNTRRFLLLTPESFQDCGEDVDFVPLFETEVLEDLNLKSQKEENAQSDKTELGQQVMENQTPDVRHGAAQSKRRQDFVKKNIELAGSSVLLTNQERERLEELLKDLEEDQNNTEPMSQHEVSLCAGVYGEGFSPEPSELKHLLHIDSRLQQLLPVNDFMSVRSSWTEAGSSQSLDEMKMGDRVLWYVRERREQEKRLREIQHQLQLLDEIEETDYFSTRTSSSILNETDETMTE
- the fsip1 gene encoding fibrous sheath-interacting protein 1 isoform X5, with the protein product MDITKGSLDDISRPASSERSHAGSRESFSEIRRDGHRSLEVLSPDVTDMRQVQESTHEMSDCEEHKSDHDSDEEAKDSDLEKALKKMKKLDEILSHKVSVEREVKRKSRELHQRLWQELKAVRASPESSDEMDNTRRFLLLTPESFQDCGEDVDFVPLFETEVLEDLNLKSQKEENAQSDKTELGQQVMENQTPDVRHGAAQSKRRQDFVKKNIELAGSSVLLTNQERERLEELLKDLEEDQNNTEPMSQHEVSLCAGVYGEGFSPEPSELKHLLHIDSRLQQLLPVNDFMSVRSSWTEAGSSQSLDEMKMGDRVLWYVRERREQEKRLREIQHQLQLLDEIEETDYFSTRTSSSILNETDETMTE